The proteins below come from a single Capricornis sumatraensis isolate serow.1 chromosome 14, serow.2, whole genome shotgun sequence genomic window:
- the MXRA8 gene encoding matrix remodeling-associated protein 8, protein MELRAWVLIWRLVLLQSSAVLLSSGPSGPATSDSSVVSESAVSWAAGARAVLRCQSPRMVWTQDRLHDRQRVVHWDLSGGQAGGPARRLVDMYSAGEQRVYEPRDRGRLLLPPSAFHDGNFSLFIRAVEETDEGLYTCNLHHHYCHLYESLAVRLKVTDDPRAAGAHWDGEKEVLAVERGAPALLTCVNRAHVWTDRHLEEAQQVVHWDRQPPGVPHDRADRLLDLYASGERRAYGPPFLRDRVAVEADAFARGDFSLLIDPLEPADEGTYSCHLHHHYCGLHERRVFHLRVTEPAARPPPPPPPRDSPGNGSSHSGAPGPGAGDPTLTRGRSVINVIVPEGRAHFFQQLGYVLATLLLFILLLITVVLATRQRRRGGYEYSDKKSKSKAKDMNMAEFAVASGDQALYRSEDIRLDYKNNILKERAELAHSLPPAKNIDLDKEFRKEYCK, encoded by the exons ATGGAGCTGCGGGCCTGGGTCCTGATCTGGAGACTTGTGCTTCTGCAGA GTTCTGCCGTCCTTCTGTCTTCAG GGCCATCAGGGCCCGCGACCTCCGACAGCTCCGTGGTGTCCGAGTCCGCAGTAAGCTGGGCAGCAGGCGCCCGGGCGGTGCTGCGCTGCCAGAGCCCGCGCATGGTGTGGACCCAAGACAGGCTGCACGACCGCCAGCGCGTCGTCCACTGGGACCTCAGCGGCGGCCAGGCTGGCGGTCCTGCGCGCCGACTGGTGGACATGTACTCGGCGGGCGAGCAGCGCGTGTACGAGCCGCGCGACCGCGGCCGCCTCCTGTTGCCTCCCTCCGCCTTCCACGATGGCAACTTCTCGCTGTTCATCCGAG CGGTGGAGGAGACTGACGAGGGGCTGTACACCTGTAATCTTCACCACCATTACTGCCACCTCTACGAGAGCCTGGCCGTGCGCCTCAAGGTTACCGACGACC CCCGGGCGGCCGGCGCGCACTGGGACGGCGAGAAAGAGGTGCTGGCTGTGGAGCGCGGCGCGCCTGCGTTGCTGACGTGCGTGAACCGCGCGCACGTGTGGACCGACAGGCACTTGGAGGAAGCGCAGCAGGTTGTGCACTGGGACCGCCAGCCGCCTGGGGTGCCGCACGACCGTGCGGACCGCCTGCTCGACCTTTACGCGTCCGGCGAGCGCCGCGCCTACGGGCCGCCCTTCTTGCGAGACCGTGTGGCCGTGGAGGCGGACGCGTTCGCGCGCGGCGACTTCTCGCTGCTCATTGACCCGCTAGAGCCTGCAGACGAGGGTACCTACTCCTGCCACCTGCACCACCACTACTGCGGCCTGCACGAGCGCCGCGTCTTCCACCTGAGGGTCACCGAGCCAGCCGCccggccgcccccgcccccgcccccgcgggACTCCCCGGGCAATGGCTCCAGCCACAGCGGCGCACCCGGCCCAGGTGCAGGAG ATCCCACGCTGACGCGAGGCCGCAGCGTCATCAACGTCATCGTCCCCGAGGGCCGAGCCCACTTCTTCCAGCAACTGGGCTATGTGCTGGCCACCCTGCTGCTCTTCATCCTGCTGCTCATCACAGTCGTTCTGGCCACCAGGCAGCGCCGCCGTGGAG GCTACGAATACTCCGACAAGAAGTCCAAGTCAAAGGC GAAGGACATGAATATGGCAGAGTTTGCTGTGGCCTCCGGGGACCAGGCTCTTTACAGGAGTGAGGACATTCGACTAG ATTACAAGAACAACATCCTGAAGGAGAGGGCTGAGCTGGCCCACAGCCTCCCGCCCGCCAAGAACATCGACTTGGACAAAG AGTTCAGAAAGGAGTACTGCAAATAA
- the DVL1 gene encoding segment polarity protein dishevelled homolog DVL-1 isoform X2, protein MAETKIIYHMDEEETPYLVKLPVAPERVTLADFKNVLSNRPVHAYKFFFKSMDQDFGVVKEEISDDNAKLPCFNGRVVSWLVLAEGAHSDAGSQGTDGHTDLPPPLERTGGIGDSRPPSFHPNVAGSRDGMDNETGTESLVSHRRERARRRNREEAARTNGHPRGDRRRDLGLPPDSASTVLSSELESSSFIDSDEDDNTSRLSSSTEQSTSSRLIRKHKRRRRKQRLRQTDRASSFSSITDSTMSLNIITVTLNMERHHFLGISIVGQSNDRGDGGIYIGSIMKGGAVAADGRIEPGDMLLQVNDVNFENMSNDDAVRVLREIVSQTGPISLTVAKCWDPTPRSYFTIPRADPVRPIDPAAWLSHTAALTGALPRYELEEAPLTVKSDMGAVVRVMQLPDSGLEIRDRMWLKITIANAVIGADVVDWLYAHLEGFRERREARKYASSMLKRGFLRHTVNKVTFSEQCYYVFGDLCSNLAALNLNSGSSGASDQDTLAPLPHPAAPWPLGQGYPYQYPGPPPCFPPAYQDPGFGYGSGSAGSQQSEGSKSSGSTRSAGGSSRRALGREKESRSAGAGGSGSESDHTAPSGAGGSGWRERPPSQLSRGSSPRSQASAAAPGLPPLHPLTKAYSVVGGPPGGPPVRELASVPPELTGSRQSFQKAMGNPCEFFVDIM, encoded by the exons ATGGCGGAGACCAAGATCATCTATCACATGGACGAGGAGGAGACGCCGTACCTGGTCAAGCTGCCGGTGGCGCCCGAGCGCGTCACGCTGGCCGACTTCAAGAACGTGCTCAGCAACCGGCCCGTGCACGCCTACAAATTCTTCTTCAAGTCCATGGACCAGGACTTCGG GGTTGTAAAGGAGGAGATTTCTGATGATAATGCCAAGCTGCCCTGCTTCAACGGCCGTGTGGTCTCCTGG CTGGTCCTGGCTGAGGGTGCGCACTCGGATGCAGGGTCTCAGGGCACTGATGGACACACAGACCTGCCCCCGCCTCTTGAGCGGACAGGCGGCATCGGGGACTCCCGGCCTCCCTCCTTCCA CCCGAATGTGGCCGGCAGCCGCGACGGGATGGATAACGAGACTGGCACGGAGTCACTGGTCAGCCACCGGCGGGAGCGAGCCCGACGCCGGAACCGTGAAGAGG CAGCCCGGACCAATGGGCACCCAAGGGGGGACCGGCGGCGGGACCTGGGGCTGCCCCCTGACAGTGCGTCCACCGTGCTGAGCAGTGAACTTGAGTCCAGCAGCTTCATCGACTCGGATGAAGATGACAACACAAGCCg GCTGAGTAGCTCCACGGAGCAGAGCACCTCCTCCAGGCTAATCCGGAAACACAAGCGCCGGCGGCGGAAACAGCGCCTGCGGCAGACAGACCGG GCTTCCTCTTTCAGCAGCATCACGGACTCCACCATGTCCCTCAACATCATCACCGTCACACTCAACATGG AGAGGCACCACTTCCTGGGCATCAGCATCGTGGGCCAGAGCAATGACCGGGGCGACGGTGGCATCTACATCGGCTCCATCATGAAGGGTGGGGCTGTTGCTGCTGATGGCCGCATCGAGCCGGGCGACATGCTGCTGCAG GTGAACGATGTCAACTTTGAGAACATGAGCAACGATGATGCTGTGCGGGTCCTGCGGGAGATCGTGTCCCAGACGGG GCCCATCAGCCTCACGGTGGCCAAGTGCTGGGACCCAACGCCCCGCAGCTACTTCACCATCCCGAGGG CGGATCCAGTTCGGCCCATCGACCCAGCTGCCTGGCTGTCCCACACGGCAGCATTGACGGGAGCCCTGCCCCGCTATG AGCTGGAGGAGGCCCCGCTGACGGTGAAGAGCGACATGGGTGCTGTTGTCCGGGTCATGCAGCTGCCGGACTCAGGCCTGGAGATCCGGGACCGCATGTGGCTCAAGATCACCATCGCCAATGCCGTCATTG GGGCAGATGTGGTGGACTGGCTGTACGCGCACCTGGAGGGCTTCCGTGAGCGGCGGGAGGCGCGCAAGTACGCCAGCAGCATGCTGAAGCGTGGCTTCCTGCGGCATACAGTCAACAAGGTCACCTTCTCAGAGCAGTGCTACTACGTCTTCGGGGACCTGTGCAGca ATCTTGCCGCCCTGAACCTCAACAGCGGCTCCAGTGGGGCCTCTGATCAGGACACGCTGGCCCCACTGCCCCACCCAGCTGCCCCCTGGCCCCTGGGTCAGGGCTACCCCTACCAGTACCCAGGGCCCCCGCCCTGCTTCCCGCCCGCATACCAGGACCCTGGCTTCGGCTACGGCAGCGGCAGTGCCGGGAGTCAGCAGAGTGAAG GAAGCAAAAGCAGTGGGTCCACCCGGAGTGCTGGCGGGAGCAGCCGTCGGGCCCTGGGCCGCGAGAAGGAGAGCCGGTCAGCTGGAGCTGGGGGCAGTGGCAGCGAGTCAGACCACACAGCACCAAGCGGGGCGGGTGGCAGTGGCTGGCGGGAGCGTCCGCCTAGCCAGCTCAGCCGTGGCAGCAGCCCGCGCAGCCAGGCCTCAGCCGCCGCCCCAGGGCTCCCCCCACTGCACCCACTGACAAAGGCCTACTCAGTGGTGGGTGGGCCACCTGGGGGGCCACCTGTCCGGGAGCTGGCCTCTGTCCCACCAGAGCTGACGGGCAGCCGCCAGTCCTTCCAGAAGGCCATGGGGAACCCCTGTGAGTTCTTTGTGGATATCATGTGA
- the DVL1 gene encoding segment polarity protein dishevelled homolog DVL-1 isoform X1, with the protein MAETKIIYHMDEEETPYLVKLPVAPERVTLADFKNVLSNRPVHAYKFFFKSMDQDFGVVKEEISDDNAKLPCFNGRVVSWLVLAEGAHSDAGSQGTDGHTDLPPPLERTGGIGDSRPPSFHPNVAGSRDGMDNETGTESLVSHRRERARRRNREEAARTNGHPRGDRRRDLGLPPDSASTVLSSELESSSFIDSDEDDNTSRLSSSTEQSTSSRLIRKHKRRRRKQRLRQTDRASSFSSITDSTMSLNIITVTLNMERHHFLGISIVGQSNDRGDGGIYIGSIMKGGAVAADGRIEPGDMLLQVNDVNFENMSNDDAVRVLREIVSQTGPISLTVAKCWDPTPRSYFTIPRADPVRPIDPAAWLSHTAALTGALPRYGTSPCSSAVTRTSSSSLTSSVPGAPQLEEAPLTVKSDMGAVVRVMQLPDSGLEIRDRMWLKITIANAVIGADVVDWLYAHLEGFRERREARKYASSMLKRGFLRHTVNKVTFSEQCYYVFGDLCSNLAALNLNSGSSGASDQDTLAPLPHPAAPWPLGQGYPYQYPGPPPCFPPAYQDPGFGYGSGSAGSQQSEGSKSSGSTRSAGGSSRRALGREKESRSAGAGGSGSESDHTAPSGAGGSGWRERPPSQLSRGSSPRSQASAAAPGLPPLHPLTKAYSVVGGPPGGPPVRELASVPPELTGSRQSFQKAMGNPCEFFVDIM; encoded by the exons ATGGCGGAGACCAAGATCATCTATCACATGGACGAGGAGGAGACGCCGTACCTGGTCAAGCTGCCGGTGGCGCCCGAGCGCGTCACGCTGGCCGACTTCAAGAACGTGCTCAGCAACCGGCCCGTGCACGCCTACAAATTCTTCTTCAAGTCCATGGACCAGGACTTCGG GGTTGTAAAGGAGGAGATTTCTGATGATAATGCCAAGCTGCCCTGCTTCAACGGCCGTGTGGTCTCCTGG CTGGTCCTGGCTGAGGGTGCGCACTCGGATGCAGGGTCTCAGGGCACTGATGGACACACAGACCTGCCCCCGCCTCTTGAGCGGACAGGCGGCATCGGGGACTCCCGGCCTCCCTCCTTCCA CCCGAATGTGGCCGGCAGCCGCGACGGGATGGATAACGAGACTGGCACGGAGTCACTGGTCAGCCACCGGCGGGAGCGAGCCCGACGCCGGAACCGTGAAGAGG CAGCCCGGACCAATGGGCACCCAAGGGGGGACCGGCGGCGGGACCTGGGGCTGCCCCCTGACAGTGCGTCCACCGTGCTGAGCAGTGAACTTGAGTCCAGCAGCTTCATCGACTCGGATGAAGATGACAACACAAGCCg GCTGAGTAGCTCCACGGAGCAGAGCACCTCCTCCAGGCTAATCCGGAAACACAAGCGCCGGCGGCGGAAACAGCGCCTGCGGCAGACAGACCGG GCTTCCTCTTTCAGCAGCATCACGGACTCCACCATGTCCCTCAACATCATCACCGTCACACTCAACATGG AGAGGCACCACTTCCTGGGCATCAGCATCGTGGGCCAGAGCAATGACCGGGGCGACGGTGGCATCTACATCGGCTCCATCATGAAGGGTGGGGCTGTTGCTGCTGATGGCCGCATCGAGCCGGGCGACATGCTGCTGCAG GTGAACGATGTCAACTTTGAGAACATGAGCAACGATGATGCTGTGCGGGTCCTGCGGGAGATCGTGTCCCAGACGGG GCCCATCAGCCTCACGGTGGCCAAGTGCTGGGACCCAACGCCCCGCAGCTACTTCACCATCCCGAGGG CGGATCCAGTTCGGCCCATCGACCCAGCTGCCTGGCTGTCCCACACGGCAGCATTGACGGGAGCCCTGCCCCGCTATGGTACGAGCCCCTGCTCCAGCGCCGTCACGCGCACCAGCTCCTCCTCACTAACCAGCTCTGTGCCTGGCGCTCCGC AGCTGGAGGAGGCCCCGCTGACGGTGAAGAGCGACATGGGTGCTGTTGTCCGGGTCATGCAGCTGCCGGACTCAGGCCTGGAGATCCGGGACCGCATGTGGCTCAAGATCACCATCGCCAATGCCGTCATTG GGGCAGATGTGGTGGACTGGCTGTACGCGCACCTGGAGGGCTTCCGTGAGCGGCGGGAGGCGCGCAAGTACGCCAGCAGCATGCTGAAGCGTGGCTTCCTGCGGCATACAGTCAACAAGGTCACCTTCTCAGAGCAGTGCTACTACGTCTTCGGGGACCTGTGCAGca ATCTTGCCGCCCTGAACCTCAACAGCGGCTCCAGTGGGGCCTCTGATCAGGACACGCTGGCCCCACTGCCCCACCCAGCTGCCCCCTGGCCCCTGGGTCAGGGCTACCCCTACCAGTACCCAGGGCCCCCGCCCTGCTTCCCGCCCGCATACCAGGACCCTGGCTTCGGCTACGGCAGCGGCAGTGCCGGGAGTCAGCAGAGTGAAG GAAGCAAAAGCAGTGGGTCCACCCGGAGTGCTGGCGGGAGCAGCCGTCGGGCCCTGGGCCGCGAGAAGGAGAGCCGGTCAGCTGGAGCTGGGGGCAGTGGCAGCGAGTCAGACCACACAGCACCAAGCGGGGCGGGTGGCAGTGGCTGGCGGGAGCGTCCGCCTAGCCAGCTCAGCCGTGGCAGCAGCCCGCGCAGCCAGGCCTCAGCCGCCGCCCCAGGGCTCCCCCCACTGCACCCACTGACAAAGGCCTACTCAGTGGTGGGTGGGCCACCTGGGGGGCCACCTGTCCGGGAGCTGGCCTCTGTCCCACCAGAGCTGACGGGCAGCCGCCAGTCCTTCCAGAAGGCCATGGGGAACCCCTGTGAGTTCTTTGTGGATATCATGTGA
- the TAS1R3 gene encoding taste receptor type 1 member 3, which yields MLGLTFLGLVAALGIRPGAPLCLSQQLSLPGDYILGGLFPLGSADDTRLGDRTQPNATVCTRLSAPGLLWALAVMMAVEEINNASTLLPGLRLGYDLFDTCSEPVIAMKPSLVFMAKVGSRSIGAYCDYTQYQPRVLAVIGPYSSEVALVTGKFFSFFLMPQVSYGATTDRLSNRETFPSFFRTVPSDRVQATAMVELLRGLRWNWVAAVGSDDEYGRQGLGLFSSLANAKGICIAYEGLMPLPRAGGPRLGSVQSLLHQVNHSSVQVVVVFSSAHAAYSLFSYSIHYRLSPKVWVASETWLTSSLVMTLPGMERVGTVLGFLHQGAEMPEFRSYVQTRLARAAEPAYCASLEAGQLGLEEHVVGPRCPQCDRASPENVTDGLLYHQTFAAYAAVYSVAHALHKALLCNSSGCPAQEPLRPWQLLENMYNASFHAYNRTLQFDSSGNVDLAYDLKLWVWQDRMPMLRTVGSFNGSLELQFSNMIWHTPGNQEPVSQCSRQCREGQVRRVKGFHSCCYDCVDCKAGSYQRHPDDALCSKCDQDQWSPDGSTRCFPRTPRFLAWGEPAVLGLLLLLGIVLGLVLLALGLFTWHRDSPLVQATGGPRACFGLACLGLVCLSVLLFPGRPSTANCMGQQLLLHLPLTGCLSTLFLQAAEIFVGSELPPSWTDWLHSRLRGPWAWLVVLLAMLAEAALCSWYLAVFPPVVITNWHALPTEALVHCRVSSWIMFGVVHATNAMLAFLCFLGTFLVQSQPGRYNSARGLTFAMLAYFITWVSYIPLFANVHVVSHPPVQMGTILFCVLGILATFHLPKCYLLLWRPDLNTPEFFLGGGPSDARRQGSSGHGEETQGKNK from the exons ATGCTGGGCCTGACCTTCCTGGGTCTCGTGGCTGCACTGGGTATCAGGCCAGGGGCCCCACTGTGCCTGTCCCAGCagctcagcctgcctggggactaTATTCTGGGTGGGCTTTTCCCCCTGGGCTCAGCCGATGATACCAGGCTAGGTGACAGGACGCAGCCCAATGCCACCGTCTGCACCAG GTTATCGGCCCCCGGCCTGCTCTGGGCACTAGCTGTGATGATGGCCGTGGAGGAGATCAACAACGCGTCCACCCTGCTCCCTGGGCTGCGTCTGGGCTATGACCTCTTTGACACATGCTCGGAACCCGTGATCGCCATGAAGCCCAGCCTGGTGTTCATGGCCAAGGTGGGCAGCCGCAGCATTGGTGCCTACTGTGACTACACGCAGTACCAACCCCGTGTGCTGGCCGTCATTGGGCCCTACTCGTCCGAGGTCGCCCTGGTCACTGGCaagttcttcagtttcttcctcaTGCCCCAG GTCAGCTACGGTGCCACCACCGACCGGCTGAGCAACCGCGAGACGTTCCCATCCTTCTTCCGCACGGTGCCTAGCGACCGTGTGCAGGCGACGGCCATGGTGGAGCTGCTGCGGGGGCTGCGCTGGAACTGGGTGGCCGCTGTGGGCAGTGATGACGAGTATGGCCGGCAGGGCCTGGGCCTCTTCTCCAGCCTGGCCAATGCCAAGGGCATCTGTATCGCTTACGAGGGCCTGATGCCGCTGCCCCGGGCTGGTGGCCCACGGCTAGGCTCCGTGCAGAGCCTGCTGCACCAGGTAAACCACAGCAGCGTGCAGGTGGTGGTGGTCTTCTCCTCTGCCCACGCCGCCTACAGCCTGTTCAGCTACAGCATCCACTACAGGCTCTCGCCCAAGGTATGGGTGGCTAGCGAGACCTGGCTCACTTCAAGCCTGGTCATGACACTACCGGGCATGGAGCGGGTGGGCACGGTGCTCGGCTTCCTGCATCAGGGTGCCGAGATGCCCGAGTTCCGGTCCTATGTGCAGACCCGCCTGGCCCGGGCCGCAGAGCCTGCCTACTGCGCCTCGCTAGAGGCAGGGCAGCTGGGTCTGGAGGAGCATGTTGTGGGGCCACGCTGCCCCCAGTGTGACCGTGCCTCCCCGGAAAACGTGACCGATGGGCTGCTATACCACCAAACCTTTGCCGCCTACGCAGCTGTGTACAGCGTGGCCCACGCACTTCACAAAGCACTGCTCTGCAACTCCTCAGGCTGCCCCGCACAGGAGCCTCTACGGCCCTGGCAG CTCCTGGAGAATATGTACAATGCGAGTTTCCACGCATACAACCGGACCCTACAGTTCGACTCCAGCGGAAATGTGGACCTGGCTTATGACCTGAAGCTGTGGGTCTGGCAGGACCGGATGCCCATGCTGCGCACTGTGGGCAGCTTCAACGGCAGCCTGGAGCTCCAGTTCTCCAACATGATCTGGCACACCCCAGGAAACCAA GAGCCTGTGTCCCAGTGCTCGCGGCAGTGCAGGGAGGGCCAGGTGCGCCGCGTGAAGGGCTTCCATTCCTGCTGCTACGACTGCGTGGACTGCAAGGCAGGCAGCTACCAGCGCCACCCAG ACGATGCCCTCTGCAGCAAGTGTGACCAGGACCAGTGGTCCCCAGATGGTAGTACCCGGTGCTTCCCCCGCACGCCCAGGTTCCTGGCATGGGGGGAGCCGGCCGTGCTtgggctgctcctgctgctgggcATCGTTCTGGGTCTGGTGCTGCTGGCCCTGGGACTCTTCACCTGGCACCGGGACAGCCCACTAGTTCAGGCCACAGGGGGGCCCAGGGCCTGCTTCGGCCTGGCCTGCCTGGGCCTGGTCTGCCTCAGCGTCCTCCTATTCCCTGGCCGGCCCAGCACTGCCAACTGCATGGGCCAGCAGCTGCTGCTCCACCTCCCGCTTACTGGCTGCCTGAGCACACTATTCCTGCAGGCAGCTGAGATCTTTGTGGGCTCAGAACTGCCACCCAGCTGGACAGACTGGCTCCATAGCCGCCTGCgggggccctgggcctggctggTAGTGCTGCTTGCCATGCTGGCAGAGGCGGCACTCTGCTCCTGGTACCTGGCGGTCTTCCCACCAGTGGTGATAACAAATTGGCACGCGCTGCCCACGGAGGCACTGGTGCACTGCCGTGTGAGCTCCTGGATCATGTTTGGAGTGGTGCATGCCACCAACGCCATGCTGGCCTTCCTCTGCTTCCTGGGCACCTTCCTGGTACAGAGCCAGCCTGGCCGCTACAACAGTGCCCGCGGCCTGACCTTCGCCATGCTGGCCTACTTCAtcacctgggtctcctacatccCCCTCTTTGCCAATGTACATGTGGTCTCCCACCCGCCTGTGCAGATGGGCACCATTCTCTTCTGTGTGCTGGGCATCCTGGCCACCTTCCACCTGCCTAAGTGCTACCTGCTGCTGTGGCGGCCTGACCTCAACACCCCCGAGTTCTTCTTGGGAGGGGGTCCCAGCGATGCcagaaggcaaggcagcagtgggcACGGGGAGGAGACTCAGGGGAAAAACAAGTGA